The following are encoded in a window of Mycobacterium vicinigordonae genomic DNA:
- a CDS encoding HdeD family acid-resistance protein, translated as MRHTGYMESSPATLSPPSLLPHLWKSTLVSGILSLALGAAVAAWPGQTVLVAAIFFGAYLLVTGAAQVVFAFSLHVSAGSRILLFISGAASLILAVLAFRHFGNAVLLLAIWIGIGFIFRGVATTVSAISDPALPGRGWAIFIGVISLLAGIVVMASPFESIITLAYVVGIWLIVIGVFEIVSSFGIRKASKNLTG; from the coding sequence ATGCGTCACACTGGCTACATGGAATCTAGTCCCGCAACACTGTCGCCGCCTAGTCTTCTCCCCCACCTCTGGAAATCCACCCTGGTATCTGGGATCCTCTCGCTCGCTCTCGGTGCCGCCGTCGCGGCGTGGCCGGGACAGACCGTCCTGGTGGCCGCCATCTTCTTCGGCGCCTACCTGCTGGTTACCGGCGCGGCCCAGGTCGTCTTCGCGTTCAGCCTGCACGTGTCGGCGGGCAGCCGGATTCTGCTGTTCATCAGCGGTGCCGCATCGCTGATCCTCGCCGTGTTGGCGTTCCGCCACTTCGGCAACGCCGTGCTGCTGCTGGCCATCTGGATCGGTATCGGATTCATCTTCCGCGGTGTGGCCACCACCGTTTCGGCCATCAGCGATCCCGCGCTTCCGGGCCGCGGCTGGGCGATCTTCATCGGCGTCATCAGCCTGTTGGCGGGGATCGTCGTGATGGCTTCACCCTTCGAATCGATCATCACCCTGGCGTATGTCGTCGGTATCTGGCTCATCGTGATTGGTGTCTTCGAGATCGTGTCGTCGTTCGGCATTCGCAAGGCATCCAAGAACCTCACCGGCTAA
- a CDS encoding adenylate/guanylate cyclase domain-containing protein, translating into MGAKTCAALKAGNDDPARRPDCVAAVRAQTKDLRQHYADAAARRARILDVTAWMAVLVSASFVAMQLVTGSWLWQVISINIVSALVFAFVPMLHRFGELVAPLTFIGAAYATVLASCWDIGTGSGAQLFFIVGSCLAVLLLGIEHIVLASFLAAVGAGLVILTEFVIPRNTGLQPQWAQSTGFVVTTVSACVMVVATVYFALRDTAQAEAVMEEQYERSEALLANMLPASIAERLKEPERHVIADKYDEASVLFADIVGFTERASSTPPADLVRFLDRLYSAFDTLVDKYELEKIKVSGDSYMVVSGVPRPRPDHVHALADFALDMADVAAALKDPHGRAVPLRVGLATGPVVAGVVGSRRFFYDVWGDAVNVASRMESTDSVGQIQVPDEVYELLKDDFELRERGYIDVKGKGVMRTWYLVSRRALDEPEGLSVEDRRAAHV; encoded by the coding sequence ATGGGCGCAAAAACGTGCGCTGCCCTCAAAGCTGGCAACGACGACCCAGCTCGCCGGCCGGACTGTGTGGCCGCTGTCCGGGCCCAAACCAAAGACTTGCGTCAGCACTACGCCGACGCGGCCGCTCGCCGGGCCCGCATACTCGACGTCACTGCGTGGATGGCCGTCCTGGTCAGTGCGAGCTTCGTTGCGATGCAACTGGTCACGGGGTCGTGGCTGTGGCAGGTCATCTCGATCAATATCGTCTCGGCACTGGTCTTCGCGTTCGTCCCGATGCTGCACCGGTTCGGCGAACTGGTAGCACCGCTGACCTTCATCGGTGCGGCCTACGCCACGGTGCTGGCCAGCTGTTGGGACATCGGGACCGGTTCGGGCGCTCAGCTGTTCTTCATCGTCGGATCGTGTCTGGCCGTATTGCTACTGGGCATCGAGCACATCGTGCTCGCCAGTTTCCTGGCGGCGGTCGGCGCCGGCCTGGTGATCCTGACCGAGTTCGTGATCCCGCGCAACACCGGACTGCAACCGCAGTGGGCGCAGTCCACCGGGTTCGTCGTCACCACCGTCTCGGCGTGCGTGATGGTGGTCGCGACGGTCTATTTCGCGTTGCGCGACACCGCCCAGGCCGAGGCAGTCATGGAGGAACAGTACGAGCGCTCCGAGGCACTGCTGGCCAACATGCTGCCGGCCAGCATCGCCGAACGCCTCAAGGAGCCCGAACGCCACGTCATCGCCGATAAGTACGACGAAGCCTCGGTGCTGTTCGCTGACATCGTCGGGTTCACCGAGCGGGCGAGCAGCACCCCGCCCGCCGACCTGGTCCGCTTCCTCGACCGCCTCTACAGTGCGTTCGACACCCTGGTGGACAAGTACGAACTGGAAAAGATCAAGGTCAGTGGCGACTCCTACATGGTGGTCAGCGGCGTCCCGCGGCCGCGTCCTGACCACGTGCACGCGCTGGCCGACTTCGCGCTGGACATGGCCGACGTCGCCGCTGCGCTCAAAGATCCGCACGGACGCGCGGTTCCGCTCCGGGTCGGCCTGGCCACCGGTCCCGTTGTGGCCGGCGTGGTGGGCTCCCGCCGGTTCTTCTACGACGTATGGGGCGACGCGGTCAACGTCGCGTCCCGGATGGAGTCCACCGACTCGGTCGGCCAGATCCAGGTGCCCGACGAGGTCTACGAGCTCCTGAAAGACGATTTTGAACTGCGCGAACGCGGCTACATCGACGTCAAAGGTAAGGGCGTGATGCGCACCTGGTACCTGGTGAGCCGCAGGGCGCTCGATGAACCTGAGGGTCTGTCTGTCGAGGACCGCCGCGCCGCGCACGTCTGA
- the cydB gene encoding cytochrome d ubiquinol oxidase subunit II — protein sequence MKLQELWFGLIATLFLGFFILEGFDFGVGMLMEPFARVSKGDREAHRRAALNTIGPVWDANEVWLITAGAAMFAAFPGWYATVFSTLYLPLLAILFGMIVRVVSIEWRGKVDDSKWRGWADFGIAAGSWLPAILWGTAFSILVRGLPVNADGQVNLSIGDVLNAYTLLGGLATAGLFLFYGSVFVSLKTADDIRDDAHRFGRILALPVTVLVAVFGFWTQLAHGKDWTWAVLGIAVLAQLTAVLLVWRRASDGWAFVCTLLVVASVVVLLFGSLYPNLVPSTLNSQWNLTIYNASSTDYTLKIMTWVTAIMTPLTVVYQAWTYWVFRQRISADRIPPSIGLTRHAS from the coding sequence GTGAAACTTCAAGAGTTGTGGTTCGGACTCATCGCGACGCTGTTCCTCGGTTTCTTCATCCTGGAGGGCTTCGACTTCGGCGTCGGCATGCTGATGGAACCGTTCGCGCGGGTCAGCAAGGGCGACCGTGAGGCGCACCGCCGCGCGGCACTGAATACCATCGGCCCGGTATGGGACGCCAACGAGGTTTGGCTGATCACCGCCGGCGCAGCGATGTTCGCGGCATTCCCCGGCTGGTACGCCACCGTGTTCTCCACGCTTTACCTGCCGCTACTGGCGATTTTATTCGGCATGATCGTGCGCGTGGTGTCCATCGAGTGGCGCGGCAAGGTCGACGACTCGAAATGGCGGGGCTGGGCCGACTTCGGCATTGCCGCAGGTTCCTGGCTGCCTGCAATCCTTTGGGGCACAGCGTTTTCCATTCTGGTGCGCGGGCTTCCGGTGAACGCTGACGGGCAGGTGAACCTGTCGATCGGTGACGTCCTCAACGCCTACACCCTGCTGGGAGGTCTGGCCACTGCCGGGTTGTTCCTGTTCTACGGTTCGGTGTTCGTCTCCCTGAAGACGGCTGACGACATCCGTGATGACGCGCACCGATTCGGCCGGATCTTGGCGCTGCCGGTGACGGTATTGGTTGCGGTATTTGGTTTTTGGACACAGTTGGCGCATGGCAAAGACTGGACCTGGGCGGTCTTGGGAATCGCGGTGCTCGCCCAGTTGACGGCGGTGCTGCTGGTTTGGCGACGAGCCTCCGACGGTTGGGCGTTCGTGTGCACCCTGCTGGTGGTCGCCAGCGTGGTGGTGCTGCTGTTCGGCTCGCTGTACCCGAACCTGGTTCCGTCCACGCTGAACAGTCAATGGAACCTGACGATCTACAACGCGTCGTCCACCGATTACACGCTCAAGATCATGACCTGGGTCACCGCGATCATGACGCCACTGACGGTGGTATACCAAGCCTGGACGTACTGGGTTTTCCGGCAACGCATCTCGGCTGACCGGATACCGCCGTCGATCGGCCTGACCAGGCACGCATCCTGA
- a CDS encoding Zn-ribbon domain-containing OB-fold protein produces MPEVTSQQPAIDGWFATDDNGTTHLIGSKCPQCGTYVFPPRENNCPNPACDSDTLEAVALSNRGKLWSYTENRYPPPAPYPAPADFEPFAIAAVELAHEGIIVLGKVVEGTLAADLKVGMEMELTTMPLFTGDDGVKRIVHAWRIAS; encoded by the coding sequence GTGCCCGAAGTCACCAGCCAGCAACCTGCGATCGACGGATGGTTCGCCACCGACGACAACGGAACCACTCACCTGATCGGCAGCAAATGCCCGCAGTGTGGCACATACGTGTTCCCGCCGCGGGAGAACAACTGCCCGAATCCGGCCTGCGACAGCGACACGCTCGAAGCCGTCGCCCTGTCCAATCGCGGAAAGCTGTGGAGCTACACCGAGAATCGATACCCCCCGCCGGCCCCCTATCCAGCGCCGGCTGATTTCGAGCCGTTCGCGATCGCCGCGGTGGAACTGGCCCACGAGGGCATCATCGTGCTCGGCAAGGTGGTGGAGGGCACGCTGGCAGCCGACCTAAAGGTCGGCATGGAGATGGAGCTGACGACGATGCCGCTGTTCACCGGCGACGACGGTGTCAAGCGCATCGTGCACGCCTGGAGGATCGCATCATGA
- the cydC gene encoding thiol reductant ABC exporter subunit CydC, producing MRRSDPLVDALRLLQPRLPRVLGAVTLGVLALGSALALAGVSAWLITRASQMPPVLDLSIAVVLVRTFAISRGVLRYCERLASHDAALRAAGTARVELYHRLATGPAALAVRLHSGELVARVGADVDVLAEVLVRALVPIGVAAVLSVTAVAVVALISLSAALVLALCLLIAGVVAPALAGRAARRQEAVAREHHSERDTSAMLALEHAPELRVAGALPVLIAESQERQQRWGEALDAAARPAAIAEALPTAAVGVSVLGAVLAAIGMAPSLAPTTLAVLMLLPLSAFEATTALPAAAVQLTRSRIAARRLLDLAPSRDNTLETSMVVLPQSPGRLSADVRSGHPGTPGIWSAVDLERGARLAVTGASGSGKTTLLMTLAGLLPPLQGSVTLDGVDVEHIHEPELRSAVGFFAEDAHLFATTVRDNLLVARGDCTDDELTAAVTAVGLGDWLAGLPDGLSTVLVAGAQAISAGQRRRLLLARVLLSPTRIVLLDEPTEHLDRSDAERILRELLAADTALMPATRTVVVATHHLPNDIDCEELKLISDADAA from the coding sequence ATGCGCCGGTCTGATCCTCTCGTGGACGCGCTGCGGCTGTTGCAGCCGCGGCTGCCGAGGGTTTTGGGGGCCGTGACGCTCGGGGTGCTGGCGCTGGGCAGTGCGCTGGCGCTGGCTGGGGTGTCGGCGTGGCTGATCACCCGAGCCTCCCAGATGCCGCCGGTGCTCGATCTGTCGATAGCGGTGGTACTGGTAAGGACCTTTGCGATTTCGCGTGGTGTGCTGCGTTATTGCGAGCGTCTTGCCAGCCACGACGCCGCCCTGCGTGCTGCCGGTACCGCTCGCGTTGAGCTCTACCACCGGTTGGCGACCGGGCCTGCCGCCCTGGCAGTCAGGTTGCACAGCGGCGAACTGGTGGCCCGGGTCGGCGCGGACGTCGACGTGCTGGCCGAGGTGTTGGTGCGTGCGCTGGTCCCGATCGGGGTCGCAGCGGTGCTGTCGGTGACGGCGGTCGCCGTCGTCGCCTTGATTTCACTGTCGGCGGCGCTCGTACTGGCCCTCTGTCTGCTGATAGCGGGGGTAGTCGCGCCCGCGCTGGCGGGCCGGGCCGCGCGGCGACAGGAAGCCGTTGCCCGCGAGCATCATTCCGAGCGCGATACTTCGGCCATGCTCGCGCTGGAACATGCGCCTGAACTCCGGGTTGCCGGTGCGCTGCCGGTGCTGATCGCCGAATCGCAAGAGCGCCAACAGCGCTGGGGTGAGGCTTTGGATGCGGCAGCCCGCCCGGCGGCGATCGCCGAGGCGCTGCCGACCGCGGCAGTCGGGGTCAGCGTGCTCGGCGCGGTGCTGGCCGCGATCGGAATGGCGCCGAGTTTGGCCCCGACGACCTTGGCGGTCTTGATGCTGTTGCCGCTGTCGGCGTTCGAAGCGACCACCGCCTTGCCGGCGGCCGCGGTGCAGCTGACCCGTTCGCGGATCGCGGCGCGTCGGCTGCTGGATTTGGCGCCCAGCCGCGACAACACGCTCGAGACGTCGATGGTCGTGCTGCCGCAATCGCCGGGCCGGCTCTCAGCGGACGTGCGCTCCGGTCACCCGGGAACGCCGGGAATTTGGTCCGCGGTTGACCTGGAGCGCGGGGCACGGCTAGCGGTCACCGGCGCCAGCGGCTCGGGCAAGACCACGCTGCTGATGACGCTGGCCGGTCTGCTGCCGCCGCTGCAGGGATCAGTGACTCTCGACGGCGTCGATGTAGAGCACATCCACGAACCCGAACTGCGTAGTGCAGTAGGGTTTTTCGCCGAGGATGCGCACCTTTTCGCTACCACGGTCCGGGACAACCTTCTGGTGGCGCGCGGTGACTGCACAGACGACGAGCTAACCGCAGCCGTAACGGCCGTCGGCCTCGGCGATTGGCTGGCCGGTCTGCCGGACGGGCTGTCAACGGTGTTGGTTGCCGGCGCGCAAGCCATTTCGGCGGGCCAGCGCAGGCGGCTGCTGCTGGCGCGGGTGTTGCTCTCCCCCACGCGGATCGTGCTGCTCGACGAACCCACCGAGCATCTCGACCGCAGCGACGCCGAGCGAATACTGCGCGAATTGTTAGCCGCCGACACCGCCCTGATGCCTGCCACCCGGACCGTGGTGGTCGCCACCCATCACCTGCCCAATGACATCGACTGTGAGGAACTGAAACTCATAAGCGACGCCGACGCGGCATGA
- a CDS encoding lipid-transfer protein codes for MSTPEPLYILGAGMHPWGKWGRDFTEYGVVAARAALAEAGLDWRQIQLVAGADTIRNGYPGFIAGSTFAQKLGWNGVPVSSSYAACASGSQALQSARAQILAGFCDVALVIGADTTPKGAFAPVGGERKNDPDWQRFHLIGAMNPVYFALLARRRMDLYGATSEDFAQVKVKNSRHGLQNPNARYRKESSVEDVLASPVVSDPLRQLDICATSDGAAALIVASAEFARKHLGSLDGVPSVRAVSTVTPRYPQHLPELPDIATDSTAVVPGPERVFKDQILDAAYAEAGIGPQDVNLAEVYDLSTALELDWYEHLGLCGRGEAEQLLRSGATTIGGRVPVNPSGGLACFGEAIPAQAIAQVCELTWQLRGQATGRQVEGAKVGVTANQGLFGHGSSVVVAR; via the coding sequence ATGAGCACACCCGAACCGCTCTACATCCTCGGCGCCGGCATGCACCCGTGGGGCAAATGGGGCCGCGACTTTACCGAATACGGTGTGGTGGCCGCGCGAGCCGCCCTGGCCGAAGCTGGGCTGGACTGGCGGCAGATTCAGCTGGTCGCCGGCGCCGACACGATCCGCAACGGCTACCCGGGCTTTATTGCCGGGTCGACCTTCGCGCAGAAGCTCGGCTGGAACGGCGTGCCGGTGTCGTCGTCGTACGCCGCCTGCGCCAGCGGCTCACAGGCCTTGCAGAGCGCGCGGGCCCAGATCCTGGCCGGCTTCTGCGACGTCGCCCTGGTGATCGGCGCCGACACCACGCCAAAGGGTGCGTTCGCCCCGGTCGGCGGTGAGCGCAAGAATGACCCCGACTGGCAACGCTTCCATCTCATCGGCGCGATGAACCCGGTCTACTTCGCACTGCTGGCACGGCGCCGGATGGACCTCTACGGCGCGACGTCGGAGGACTTCGCGCAGGTGAAGGTGAAAAACTCCCGGCACGGGTTGCAGAACCCCAACGCCCGCTATCGCAAGGAGTCCTCGGTGGAGGACGTGCTGGCCAGCCCGGTGGTGTCCGACCCGTTGCGTCAGCTCGACATCTGCGCCACCTCCGATGGCGCGGCTGCCCTGATCGTGGCCAGCGCCGAGTTTGCCCGCAAGCACCTCGGCTCGCTGGACGGTGTTCCGTCGGTGCGGGCAGTCAGCACTGTGACACCGCGCTACCCGCAGCATCTGCCCGAATTGCCGGATATTGCAACGGATTCCACTGCGGTGGTGCCTGGACCCGAGCGGGTCTTCAAGGACCAGATCCTCGACGCCGCCTACGCCGAAGCTGGCATCGGACCCCAGGACGTCAACCTGGCTGAGGTCTACGACCTGTCCACCGCGTTGGAACTCGACTGGTACGAGCACCTCGGGCTGTGCGGTAGGGGCGAGGCCGAGCAGCTGCTGCGGTCCGGGGCGACGACGATCGGTGGCCGCGTTCCGGTGAACCCGTCGGGCGGGCTGGCGTGCTTCGGCGAGGCGATACCCGCACAGGCGATCGCGCAGGTCTGCGAGTTGACCTGGCAACTGCGGGGTCAGGCGACCGGTCGACAGGTAGAGGGCGCGAAGGTGGGCGTAACCGCGAATCAGGGCCTGTTCGGGCATGGGTCGTCGGTAGTCGTCGCCCGCTAA
- a CDS encoding cytochrome ubiquinol oxidase subunit I — protein MNVVDISRWQFGITTVYHFIFVPLTIGLAPLLAIMQTAWVVTDNVAWYRLTKFFGKLFLINFAIGVATGIVQEFQFGMNWSEYSKFVGDVFGAPLAMEGLLAFFFESTFIGLWIFGWSRLPKLVHLACIWVVAISVNVSAYFIITANSFMQHPVGVHYNPQTRRAELNDILALLTNNTGLTAFSHTVTGALLTAGTFVAAVSAWWLVRSQTSTVDPGTRAMYRPATALGCWVVLLATVGLFFSGDHQGKLMFQQQPMKMASAESLCDTQIDPDFSILTVGRQNNCDALTRVIEVPYVLPFLAEGKFDGVKLQGVRDIQRDYNQRFGPNDYRPNLFVTYWSFRAMIGLLAIPVLFALTALWLTRGGRIPNQRWFAWFALLTIPAPFLANSAGWVFTEMGRQPWIVAPNPTGDPNVHLTVAAGVSHHGSGVVLTSLVTFTLIYAVLAVVWFWLLKRYIVEGPQDHDAEPAAPAAAAEGEVEPLSFAY, from the coding sequence ATGAACGTCGTTGACATATCGCGCTGGCAGTTCGGTATCACCACCGTCTACCACTTCATTTTCGTGCCACTCACCATCGGCCTGGCTCCCCTGCTCGCCATCATGCAGACGGCCTGGGTGGTCACCGACAACGTTGCCTGGTACCGCCTGACAAAGTTCTTCGGGAAGCTGTTCCTGATCAACTTCGCCATCGGCGTGGCCACCGGGATCGTGCAGGAGTTCCAGTTCGGCATGAACTGGAGTGAATATTCGAAATTCGTCGGCGACGTGTTTGGTGCGCCGCTGGCAATGGAGGGCCTGCTCGCCTTCTTCTTCGAATCCACCTTCATCGGACTGTGGATCTTCGGCTGGAGCCGACTGCCGAAATTGGTGCACCTGGCGTGCATCTGGGTCGTCGCGATCTCGGTGAACGTCTCGGCGTACTTCATCATCACCGCGAACTCGTTCATGCAACACCCGGTCGGTGTGCACTACAACCCGCAGACCCGCCGCGCCGAGCTCAACGACATCCTGGCGTTGCTCACCAACAACACCGGATTAACGGCGTTCAGCCACACGGTCACCGGCGCGCTGCTGACCGCGGGTACCTTCGTCGCCGCCGTCAGCGCCTGGTGGCTGGTGCGGTCGCAGACCAGCACCGTCGACCCAGGCACCCGGGCGATGTACCGCCCGGCGACCGCACTGGGCTGTTGGGTGGTGCTGCTGGCCACGGTCGGGCTGTTCTTCAGCGGCGACCACCAGGGCAAGCTGATGTTCCAGCAGCAGCCGATGAAGATGGCCTCGGCAGAGTCGTTGTGCGACACCCAAATCGACCCGGACTTCTCCATCCTGACCGTCGGACGACAGAACAACTGCGACGCACTCACCCGCGTCATCGAGGTGCCCTACGTGCTGCCGTTCCTAGCCGAAGGCAAGTTCGACGGCGTCAAGTTGCAAGGGGTGCGCGACATCCAGCGGGACTACAACCAGCGATTCGGCCCGAATGACTACCGCCCCAACCTGTTTGTCACCTACTGGTCCTTCCGCGCGATGATCGGGCTGCTGGCCATCCCGGTGTTGTTCGCCTTGACCGCGCTGTGGCTGACCCGCGGCGGACGGATCCCGAACCAGCGCTGGTTCGCCTGGTTCGCGCTGCTGACGATCCCGGCACCGTTCCTGGCCAACAGCGCCGGCTGGGTCTTCACCGAGATGGGCCGCCAGCCGTGGATCGTGGCGCCCAACCCAACCGGCGACCCGAATGTCCACCTCACCGTCGCCGCGGGAGTCTCCCACCACGGGTCCGGTGTGGTGCTGACTTCACTGGTGACGTTCACGCTGATCTACGCCGTGCTCGCCGTGGTCTGGTTCTGGCTGCTCAAGCGCTACATCGTGGAAGGCCCACAGGACCACGACGCCGAACCGGCCGCACCTGCCGCCGCGGCGGAAGGCGAAGTGGAACCCCTGTCGTTCGCCTACTAG
- a CDS encoding ANTAR domain-containing response regulator, whose translation MTGPTSDAAAAPRRRVLIAEDEALIRMDLAEMLREEGYEIVGEAGDGQEAVELAEQHKPDLVIMDVKMPRRDGIDAASEIASKRIAPIVVLTAFSQRDLVERARDAGAMAYLVKPFTASDLIPAIELAMSRFSELSALEKEVATLSDRLETRKLIERAKGLLQVKQGMSEPEAFKWIQRAAMDRRTSMKRVAEVVLETLDTPKDA comes from the coding sequence ATGACGGGCCCCACCTCCGATGCCGCCGCCGCCCCGAGGCGGCGGGTCCTGATCGCCGAAGACGAAGCGCTGATCCGCATGGACTTGGCTGAGATGCTGCGAGAGGAGGGCTACGAGATCGTCGGCGAGGCCGGCGACGGGCAGGAAGCTGTCGAACTGGCCGAGCAGCACAAGCCCGACCTGGTGATCATGGACGTGAAGATGCCGCGCCGCGACGGGATCGACGCGGCCTCCGAGATCGCAAGTAAGCGCATCGCGCCGATCGTGGTGCTGACCGCCTTCAGCCAGCGCGACCTTGTCGAGCGGGCACGGGACGCCGGTGCAATGGCTTACCTGGTCAAGCCCTTCACGGCCAGCGATCTGATCCCTGCGATCGAGCTGGCGATGAGCCGGTTCAGTGAGCTTTCTGCGCTGGAAAAAGAAGTGGCGACGCTGTCCGACCGGCTGGAGACTCGCAAGCTGATCGAACGCGCCAAGGGCCTACTGCAGGTTAAGCAGGGCATGAGCGAGCCCGAGGCGTTCAAGTGGATTCAGCGCGCCGCGATGGACCGCCGGACCTCGATGAAGCGCGTGGCCGAGGTGGTGCTGGAAACCCTGGATACCCCGAAGGACGCTTGA
- the cydD gene encoding thiol reductant ABC exporter subunit CydD, producing the protein MACGVVISGCAIAAAIVLAGVVARVATDPSARELHDWWRSLSILLALWGVRTLTHWLQSRLGQRGASAVIADLSGQVLTAVTARQPDQLAAERDSAAAVVTRGLDGLRPYFTGYLPTLMLAAILTPATVAVIACYDLKSMAIVVITLPLIPVFMVLIGLATADRAAAALQSVTTLQARLLDLIAGIPTLRALGRASGPEQRIAKLTAAHRRSTIATLRIAFLSALVLELLATLGVALVAVSIGLRLVFGEMSLTVGLTVLLLAPDVYWPLRRIGVEFHAAQDGKAAADKAFTLIDAPVSVAVPGHRTVTAHGAQIRLEHLSVASRAGDAPADLTAVIEPGTVTVFTGLNGAGKSTTLQVIAGLTAPTSGRVTVDGTDITELAAELWWAQLSWLPQRPVLVPGTVGDNLALFGPLTDPVGAYAASGFDAVLRELPDGLDTVLGRDGVGLSLGQRQRLGLTRVLGSAAPVLLLDEPTAHLDASTEERVLRAVTACARAGATVVVVGHRERVLAIGDRVIEVVAASKARYAPV; encoded by the coding sequence GTGGCCTGCGGCGTAGTGATCTCGGGCTGCGCCATCGCCGCGGCCATCGTGCTGGCCGGGGTCGTCGCGCGGGTCGCGACCGACCCCAGTGCGCGGGAGCTACACGATTGGTGGAGATCGCTGTCGATCCTGTTGGCGCTGTGGGGTGTCCGCACGCTGACGCACTGGCTGCAGTCCCGGCTGGGACAGCGGGGGGCCAGCGCGGTGATCGCCGACCTGAGCGGGCAAGTGTTGACGGCGGTGACGGCCCGGCAACCCGATCAGCTTGCCGCAGAGCGGGACTCCGCCGCGGCGGTGGTTACCCGCGGCCTCGACGGCCTGCGCCCCTACTTCACCGGCTACCTCCCGACGTTGATGCTAGCCGCGATCCTCACCCCGGCCACCGTGGCGGTCATCGCCTGCTACGACCTGAAGTCGATGGCGATAGTGGTGATCACGCTGCCGCTGATACCGGTATTCATGGTGTTGATCGGATTGGCCACCGCCGACCGCGCTGCCGCCGCACTGCAGTCCGTGACCACTTTGCAGGCGCGATTGCTCGATCTGATCGCCGGTATTCCGACCCTAAGAGCGCTGGGCAGGGCGTCGGGACCTGAACAGCGTATCGCGAAACTCACTGCGGCCCATCGCCGTTCGACAATAGCGACGCTGCGGATCGCGTTCCTGTCGGCGCTCGTCCTGGAATTGCTGGCCACGCTGGGCGTGGCGCTGGTGGCGGTCAGCATCGGCCTTCGGCTGGTGTTCGGTGAGATGAGCCTCACCGTCGGTCTGACCGTGCTGCTGCTGGCACCGGACGTATATTGGCCGCTGCGCCGCATCGGGGTCGAATTCCACGCCGCGCAAGACGGAAAAGCCGCGGCCGACAAGGCGTTTACTCTCATCGATGCCCCCGTGTCGGTCGCGGTCCCTGGCCACCGAACCGTCACCGCGCACGGCGCGCAGATCCGCCTCGAGCACCTCAGTGTTGCATCCCGGGCGGGTGACGCCCCGGCTGACCTAACCGCGGTCATCGAGCCGGGCACGGTGACGGTGTTCACCGGCCTCAACGGCGCGGGAAAAAGCACCACGCTGCAGGTTATCGCCGGGCTCACCGCGCCCACCTCGGGCCGCGTCACGGTCGACGGAACCGATATCACCGAGCTGGCGGCCGAGCTGTGGTGGGCTCAGCTGTCCTGGTTACCGCAACGCCCGGTGTTGGTGCCGGGGACCGTAGGCGACAACCTAGCGCTGTTTGGCCCGCTGACCGACCCCGTGGGTGCCTATGCGGCGTCGGGATTCGACGCGGTACTACGCGAGTTGCCCGACGGGCTGGACACCGTGCTGGGTCGCGACGGTGTGGGTTTGTCCCTCGGACAACGGCAACGGCTGGGCTTGACCCGTGTGCTCGGATCTGCGGCCCCGGTGCTGTTGCTGGATGAACCCACGGCCCATTTGGACGCGTCCACCGAGGAGCGGGTATTGCGCGCCGTCACCGCGTGCGCCCGCGCCGGTGCGACCGTGGTGGTGGTCGGGCATCGCGAGCGGGTCCTTGCGATCGGTGATCGGGTCATCGAGGTGGTCGCCGCAAGTAAGGCGCGTTATGCGCCGGTCTGA